A stretch of DNA from Candidatus Bathyarchaeota archaeon:
CAGCCATTTTCCAAGTCTTTTTTGGTTCAAATTTTCGCGAACATTCTGGACATTTTGCAATGTGCGGATCAGCTAAAGTAAAGTACATTCGGTTGCCCACGACTTTCATTTTGATTGTTCCATGTCTTACCATGGCGTGTAAAAGTGTGATAAAATCAGCTATTACAAAGGTTGACATTCTGCTTATTTCTGGCGTAGTAAAATCGGTGTGGTAGTGAATTCCACCCATTATTTCTTGAGAAGTGAAAGCTCCATCTTTGCGGTCTTTAAGGAAGTTTACAATTTCCTCTTCAACTTTGCTGTGAAGTTTTCCCCCTTCAAACTTTTGTTTAGTTATTGGCATAAATTTCCCTTTGTAAATTTTCTAATTGGACATAAAGTGTGGTATTATGGCGCCTTTTGTCTTGTTTTGTAAGTTATTTGATAACACACATATAAATTAAATCTTACGATATAATAATTCTGATTTTGTATAACCTAAAAAAACCACAAGACATAATATAGAGAAAACAGAACAATAGAAACCTGCGAGAGCGAAAAAACATGCCTGTAGAAATCTATGACCTAGACAAATTTGTACAAATTGCAGAAAAAGCAGAATACTGCAACATCAAACGACTAGACCGCGAAGTAAAACTCAAACTACGCACACCCAACAAATTATACACCATAAAAATAAACCCCACAAAAGCCGAAGAAACAATCAAAAAACTAAGCTGCGAAATACGCGAGATTTAGTTACATTATGATGAAATCCGTAGCTTTTTACTTCCTTTTTCGGAAATAAGTTAAGCCATCATTGTCTTTTCCAATTCCTCAAAACCTTTCTTTGAGTAATTTTGTTATTTCATTTCGTGTTTCTGCAACTTTGACATCATATTCATCCCCCTCAAAGCTAACAATTGTGTTTGTTGCAGCTTACAATTAGTTGACCAATTTTAGTTTCTGTGAGGAATAAATGCAAGTTTTGGGGGATTAGTATTGCATCGTGGTTTGTTGAATTTTATATTTTGCATCAGTGCAGTTCATTCGCCTCGCTTCGTTCGGCTCTTTCCCTTAATTCAAATAACTTGAAAAAAAAGAATTTTTTTCAGCAACCTCAAAGCGTGTTCAGGATTGTTTTCGGAGGATGCCGATCATTTAGACCATTTACAAGCATTCCTTTTGATTTGCGGAAGATGAAAAAATATAGAAAAAATCCACCAAAAGCATATTATTAGTTTTCATGAAAATTAACGAAATTCAGGTGCCGTGTGCCGTAAGTTTAGTTCACGGACGCAACCTTCTCTGAAGGCCACGAAACCCGCTGGGCACACGATCTTTGGTACCTTCAATGATGTACACTATTAAGGGCATTAATAAACACTTTCTGGAAACTATTTACAGATAGCCCCATTCCCGAGTACAACAATGTAATCT
This window harbors:
- a CDS encoding 50S ribosomal protein L38e, with translation MPVEIYDLDKFVQIAEKAEYCNIKRLDREVKLKLRTPNKLYTIKINPTKAEETIKKLSCEIREI